A region from the Gossypium hirsutum isolate 1008001.06 chromosome A08, Gossypium_hirsutum_v2.1, whole genome shotgun sequence genome encodes:
- the LOC107919138 gene encoding anther-specific protein LAT52, whose translation MANIPIIIILFVAFCVSTFFNFANAVGMTFIVVGHVYCDTCGVEFETTLSQSIGEAIVKLECRNRIDQSYTYQSKDIVVDKRGNYEIEVMGDYEESDCNVILIRSPSQDCNDPIEKWRKARVVLTTTDGVRGNVRFANSLGFKKRTSHLGCNKFLKKWGYFEL comes from the exons atgGCAAACATTCCTATAATCATCATTCTCTTCGTTGCATTTTGTGTTTCGACCTTCTTCAACTTCGCCAATGCTGTAGGAATGACGTTCATTGTTGTAGGTCATGTTTACTGTGACACTTGTGGTGTTGAATTTGAAACTACGCTCAGTCAAAGCATTGGTG AAGCTATAGTGAAGCTAGAATGCAGGAACCGTATTGATCAATCCTATACCTATCAGAGCAAAGACATAGTCGTTGATAAGAGGGGAAATTATGAAATCGAAGTAATGGGCGATTATGAGGAATCAGATTGCAACGTCATCCTGATTAGGAGTCCCAGTCAAGATTGCAATGATCCCATCGAAAAGTGGAGGAAAGCTAGGGTGGTCCTCACCACAACGGATGGTGTTAGGGGCAATGTGCGCTTTGCCAACAGTCTCGGGTTCAAGAAAAGGACATCTCATCTTGGTTGTAATAAATTCTTAAAGAAATGGGGTTATTTTGAGCTTTAA
- the LOC107920722 gene encoding bax inhibitor 1, translated as MEAFFESRSRSNWSYDTLKNFRQISPVVQSHLKRVYLTLCCALVASAFGAYLHILWNIGGYLTSFACFGTMIWLLSIPPYQEQKRVSLLLASAVFEGASVGPLIDLAIQIDPSVLVAAFVGTAIAFACFSGAAMLAKRREYLYLGGLLSSGVSMLLWLHFASSIFGGSAAFFMFEIYFGLLVFVGYMVVDTQDIIEKAHLGDLDYVKHALTLFTDFVAVFVRILIIMLKNSAEKSEKKKKRRD; from the exons ATGGAAGCATTCTTTGAATCGCGATCGAGAAGCAACTGGAGTTACGATACACTCAAGAATTTCCGTCAGATTTCTCCCGTCGTTCAATCTCATCTCAAAAGG GTTTATTTGACCTTATGTTGTGCCCTGGTTGCCTCTGCTTTTGGGGCTTATCTTCATATCTTATGGAACATTGGGGGTTACCTCACATCATTCGCATGCTTCGGAACCATGATTTGGCTCCTCTCTATCCCTCCTTATCAGGAA CAAAAGAGAGTTTCTCTTCTTTTGGCATCCGCAGTGTTCGAAGGGGCTTCAGTTGGTCCTCTGATTGACTTGGCCATTCAGATTGATCCAAg TGTTTTGGTAGCTGCATTTGTGGGAACTGCAATAGCCTTTGCATGTTTTTCAGGAGCTGCTATGTTAGCAAAGCGCAGAGAGTACCTTTACCTTGGTGGCTTGCTTTCATCTGGTGTGTCCATGCTTCTGTGGTTGCATTTTGCTTCCTCTATCTTTGGTGGTAGCGCTGCCTTCTTTATGTTTGAG ATCTACTTCGGGCTTTTGGTGTTTGTGGGCTACATGGTAGTGGATACTCAAGACATTATTGAAAAGGCACACTTGGGTGACCTGGACTATGTTAAGCATGCCCTTACCCTTTTCACTGACTTTGTTGCCGTATTTGTCCGCATTCTGATAATTATG TTGAAAAATTCAGCTGAGAAgagtgagaagaagaagaagaggcgTGACTAG
- the LOC107918483 gene encoding probable serine/threonine-protein kinase cdc7 isoform X1 → MKSNSEQLADSPSLSATEFHKAWHIFSLLVFIGKPASLPDLASQCTLFPASPAIIASLCTIPHSPITLLSNKHFVAISSIGLSFLAAYIAPIITVANFFASHPILFGGPQKIWFGKRKRDAVCFVEDEERELVHSVKRSRNYFTKVHYNLTDDISKILELSNPSFWVNNIVPNPYLLAKPSARQLCCEVEGIKNAEIEINMEDNTGRNASAALVASETEIKDSTANLVYDPERDGHSNISAAVGAKLHMDDTATYFRTADNNEAADGSKKEEKLDLASKGKEIDLSPSFDINLSNLPPGRDLETLDEDKCNHKMPSLRVVEYPTPPAGPSVMHSVANPFVLKDRLSEPSEKAKTNQRYRVTPVRKNPSNSLGRTKVVNTFRRKQHGERDNLLVHVVQKPTQNQKDMYVEERRENSACVSSQDQAKPKLLPQFESYIVEEEEGSGGYGTVYRARRKDDGALVAIKCPHASAHKNYVSNELKMLERFGGRNFVIRYEGCIKSANSDCFVLQYVEHDRPEMLKKEIDVFQLQWYAYCLFKGLSNLHKQGIVHRDVKPGNFLFSCKTNKGYLIDFNLAMDLHQKSRSVDKSKMGYDLSLHHNSVPAKVIHPANSSKFLNAKSREGINIEMTKVSRLTLEPKNMKATDKRKAHNDVCSWNKINSQGADGSGITSAKDVSARTPSAERVREPLPCQGRKELISLAQEAMQHPNHGVSRVPAAMRKRVAASPGKVDRQVLHPTPMPLNSISFAISGDGFTKNKGDGKHKREGPCAGTKGFRAPEVLFRSQHQGSKIDIWSAGVTLLYLMIGKSPFFGDPEQNIKDIAKLRGSEDLWEVAKLHNRECSFPEDLYGKKYLTSMSLREWCQMNTKRRDFLKEIPNSLYDLVDKCLTVNPRVRITAEDALKHEFLASIHENLRKQRAFKQGLSSDSGTNSSNNLLLGERISKSLKVSL, encoded by the exons ATGAAAAGTAACTCGGAGCAACTCGCTGATTCGCCGAGTCTCTCCGCTACCGAGTTTCACAAGGCCTGGCACATTTTTTCTCTCCTAGTCTTCATCGGCAAGCCCGCCTCTCTCCCAGATCTCGCTTCTCAATGTACTCTCTTTCCGGCAAGCCCGGCTATCATCGCCTCCCTCTGTACCATCCCACACTCTCCCATCACTCTCTTAAGCAACAAGCATTTCGTCGCTATTTCTTCAATAGGCCTTTCCTTTTTGGCCGCTTACATAGCCCCGATTATCACTGTCGCCAATTTTTTCGCGTCGCACCCGATTCTATTCGGTGGTCCTCAGAAGATATGGTTTGGCAAGAGGAAGCGAGACG CAGTATGTTTTGTGGAGGACGAGGAGAGGGAGTTGGTTCATTCGGTGAAGAGAAGTCGGAATTATTTCACGaag gTACATTACAATCTAACTGATGATATCagcaaaattttagaattaagcAACCCATCGTTCTGGGTAAATAATATTGTTCCGAACCCCTACTTGTTAGCCAAACCAAGTGCTAGGCAATTATGTTGTGAAGTGGAGGGCATTAAAAATGCAGAAATCGAAATAAATATGGAAGACAATACGGGAAGAAATGCCAGCGCAGCATTGGTAGCTAGTGAGACTGAAATCAAAGATTCTACAGCAAACCTAGTATACGATCCAGAACGCGATGGGCATAGCAATATTTCTGCAGCGGTGGGTGCAAAATTACATATGGACGATACTGCAACATATTTTAGAACCGCAGACAATAACGAAGCTGCTGACGGCAGCAAGAAAGAGGAGAAACTTGATTTGGCaagtaaaggaaaagaaatagaTCTTTCTCCATCATTTGACATTAACCTTTCCAATTTACCACCTGGAAGAGATTTGGAAACGCTTGATGAGGATAAATGCAATCATAAGATGCCGTCACTACGAGTGGTGGAATACCCCACCCCTCCAGCAGGTCCTAGTGTTATGCATTCCGTTGCCAATCCTTTTGTTTTAAAGGATCGGCTGTCAGAACCTTCGGAGAAGGCAAAGACTAATCAGAGGTATAGGGTGACTCCAGTAAGGAAAAACCCAAGTAATTCTTTAGGTCGTACCAAGGTTGTTAATACTTTCAGAAGGAAGCAGCACGGTGaaagagataatttattagtCCATGTCGTACAGAAACCAACTCAGAATCAGAAAGACATGTATGTTGAAGAAAGAAGGGAAAACTCTGCCTGCGTTTCTTCTCAG GATCAGGCAAAACCAAAGTTATTGCCTCAGTTTGAATCTTATATTGTAGAAGAGGAAGAAGGGTCAG GCGGTTATGGCACTGTATACAGGGCAAGAAGGAAGGATGATGGGGCTTTAGTTGCCATTAAAT GTCCTCATGCCAGTGCACATAAGAACTATGTTAGCAATGAGTTGAAAATGTTGGAGCGTTTTGG GGGTAGAAACTTTGTAATAAGATATGAAGGATGCATTAAGAGTGCAAATTCTGATTGCTTTGTTCTACAGTATGTTGAGCATGATAGACCTGAg AtgttgaaaaaagaaattgatgTTTTTCAGTTACAGTGGTATGCTTATTGCTTGTTTAAAGGCCTTTCAAATCTTCATAAGCAG GGAATAGTTCACAGAGACGTGAAACCTGGAAATTTTCTTTTCAGTTGTAAGACCAATAAAGGTTATCTTATCGATTTCAATCTTGCCATG GACCTGCATCAAAAGTCCAGGAGTGTGG ACAAATCGAAGATGGGATATGATTTAAGTTTACATCATAATAGCGTTCCTGCCAAAGTCATTCATCCTGCAAATAGCAGCAAGTTTTTAAATGCCAAATCAAGGGAGGGGATCAATATAGAGATGACGAAAGTCTCCAGGTTAACATTAGAACCTAAGAACATGAAGGCAACAGACAAAAGGAAGGCTCATAATGATGTATGTAGCTGGAATAAAATCAATAGTCAGGGTGCAGATGGCTCAGGCATCACCTCAGCAAAGGATGTAAGTGCAAGGACTCCTTCAGCTGAAAGGGTCAGAGAACCTTTGCCATGCCAAGGTAGGAAAGAGCTCATCAGCTTGGCACAGGAAGCAATGCAGCATCCAAATCATGGAGTGTCACGTGTTCCAGCTGCCATGAGAAAGCGAGTTGCTGCTTCTCCTGGAAAAGTGGATAGACAGGTTCTTCATCCTACTCCAATGCCATTGAACTCAATTAGCTTTGCTATTTCTGGAGATGGCTTTACCAAGAACAAAG GGGATGGAAAGCATAAGAGAGAAGGTCCATGTGCTGGAACAAAAGGCTTCCGAGCTCCAGAG GTCTTATTTAGATCTCAACATCAAGGTTCAAAGATTGACATCTGGTCTGCCGGGGTCACTTTGCTCTACTTAATGATTGGGAAATCACCCTTTTTTGGCGATCCTGAACA GAACATAAAGGATATTGCAAAGCTGAGAGGGAGTGAAGATCTTTGGGAAGTTGCTAAGTTACATAATCGTGAATGCTCATTCCCTGAG GACCTCTACGGGAAGAAGTATTTGACATCTATGAGCCTACGGGAGTGGTGCCAAATGAATACCAAACGACGAGACTTCCTCAAGGAGATACCAAACTCACTTTACGATCTTGTAGACAAGTGCTTAACAGTGAACCCAAGAGTAAGAATTACAGCAGAGGATGCTCTGAAGCATGAATTCTTGGCTTCAATACACGAAAACTTGAGAAAGCAAAGAGCTTTCAAGCAGGGGCTTAGCTCGGACTCCGGTACCAACAGCAGCAACAATCTTTTGCTGGGAGAAAGGATCAGTAAATCTTTAAAGGTTTCTCTTTAA
- the LOC107918483 gene encoding probable serine/threonine-protein kinase cdc7 isoform X2, translating to MKSNSEQLADSPSLSATEFHKAWHIFSLLVFIGKPASLPDLASQCTLFPASPAIIASLCTIPHSPITLLSNKHFVAISSIGLSFLAAYIAPIITVANFFASHPILFGGPQKIWFGKRKRDVCFVEDEERELVHSVKRSRNYFTKVHYNLTDDISKILELSNPSFWVNNIVPNPYLLAKPSARQLCCEVEGIKNAEIEINMEDNTGRNASAALVASETEIKDSTANLVYDPERDGHSNISAAVGAKLHMDDTATYFRTADNNEAADGSKKEEKLDLASKGKEIDLSPSFDINLSNLPPGRDLETLDEDKCNHKMPSLRVVEYPTPPAGPSVMHSVANPFVLKDRLSEPSEKAKTNQRYRVTPVRKNPSNSLGRTKVVNTFRRKQHGERDNLLVHVVQKPTQNQKDMYVEERRENSACVSSQDQAKPKLLPQFESYIVEEEEGSGGYGTVYRARRKDDGALVAIKCPHASAHKNYVSNELKMLERFGGRNFVIRYEGCIKSANSDCFVLQYVEHDRPEMLKKEIDVFQLQWYAYCLFKGLSNLHKQGIVHRDVKPGNFLFSCKTNKGYLIDFNLAMDLHQKSRSVDKSKMGYDLSLHHNSVPAKVIHPANSSKFLNAKSREGINIEMTKVSRLTLEPKNMKATDKRKAHNDVCSWNKINSQGADGSGITSAKDVSARTPSAERVREPLPCQGRKELISLAQEAMQHPNHGVSRVPAAMRKRVAASPGKVDRQVLHPTPMPLNSISFAISGDGFTKNKGDGKHKREGPCAGTKGFRAPEVLFRSQHQGSKIDIWSAGVTLLYLMIGKSPFFGDPEQNIKDIAKLRGSEDLWEVAKLHNRECSFPEDLYGKKYLTSMSLREWCQMNTKRRDFLKEIPNSLYDLVDKCLTVNPRVRITAEDALKHEFLASIHENLRKQRAFKQGLSSDSGTNSSNNLLLGERISKSLKVSL from the exons ATGAAAAGTAACTCGGAGCAACTCGCTGATTCGCCGAGTCTCTCCGCTACCGAGTTTCACAAGGCCTGGCACATTTTTTCTCTCCTAGTCTTCATCGGCAAGCCCGCCTCTCTCCCAGATCTCGCTTCTCAATGTACTCTCTTTCCGGCAAGCCCGGCTATCATCGCCTCCCTCTGTACCATCCCACACTCTCCCATCACTCTCTTAAGCAACAAGCATTTCGTCGCTATTTCTTCAATAGGCCTTTCCTTTTTGGCCGCTTACATAGCCCCGATTATCACTGTCGCCAATTTTTTCGCGTCGCACCCGATTCTATTCGGTGGTCCTCAGAAGATATGGTTTGGCAAGAGGAAGCGAGACG TATGTTTTGTGGAGGACGAGGAGAGGGAGTTGGTTCATTCGGTGAAGAGAAGTCGGAATTATTTCACGaag gTACATTACAATCTAACTGATGATATCagcaaaattttagaattaagcAACCCATCGTTCTGGGTAAATAATATTGTTCCGAACCCCTACTTGTTAGCCAAACCAAGTGCTAGGCAATTATGTTGTGAAGTGGAGGGCATTAAAAATGCAGAAATCGAAATAAATATGGAAGACAATACGGGAAGAAATGCCAGCGCAGCATTGGTAGCTAGTGAGACTGAAATCAAAGATTCTACAGCAAACCTAGTATACGATCCAGAACGCGATGGGCATAGCAATATTTCTGCAGCGGTGGGTGCAAAATTACATATGGACGATACTGCAACATATTTTAGAACCGCAGACAATAACGAAGCTGCTGACGGCAGCAAGAAAGAGGAGAAACTTGATTTGGCaagtaaaggaaaagaaatagaTCTTTCTCCATCATTTGACATTAACCTTTCCAATTTACCACCTGGAAGAGATTTGGAAACGCTTGATGAGGATAAATGCAATCATAAGATGCCGTCACTACGAGTGGTGGAATACCCCACCCCTCCAGCAGGTCCTAGTGTTATGCATTCCGTTGCCAATCCTTTTGTTTTAAAGGATCGGCTGTCAGAACCTTCGGAGAAGGCAAAGACTAATCAGAGGTATAGGGTGACTCCAGTAAGGAAAAACCCAAGTAATTCTTTAGGTCGTACCAAGGTTGTTAATACTTTCAGAAGGAAGCAGCACGGTGaaagagataatttattagtCCATGTCGTACAGAAACCAACTCAGAATCAGAAAGACATGTATGTTGAAGAAAGAAGGGAAAACTCTGCCTGCGTTTCTTCTCAG GATCAGGCAAAACCAAAGTTATTGCCTCAGTTTGAATCTTATATTGTAGAAGAGGAAGAAGGGTCAG GCGGTTATGGCACTGTATACAGGGCAAGAAGGAAGGATGATGGGGCTTTAGTTGCCATTAAAT GTCCTCATGCCAGTGCACATAAGAACTATGTTAGCAATGAGTTGAAAATGTTGGAGCGTTTTGG GGGTAGAAACTTTGTAATAAGATATGAAGGATGCATTAAGAGTGCAAATTCTGATTGCTTTGTTCTACAGTATGTTGAGCATGATAGACCTGAg AtgttgaaaaaagaaattgatgTTTTTCAGTTACAGTGGTATGCTTATTGCTTGTTTAAAGGCCTTTCAAATCTTCATAAGCAG GGAATAGTTCACAGAGACGTGAAACCTGGAAATTTTCTTTTCAGTTGTAAGACCAATAAAGGTTATCTTATCGATTTCAATCTTGCCATG GACCTGCATCAAAAGTCCAGGAGTGTGG ACAAATCGAAGATGGGATATGATTTAAGTTTACATCATAATAGCGTTCCTGCCAAAGTCATTCATCCTGCAAATAGCAGCAAGTTTTTAAATGCCAAATCAAGGGAGGGGATCAATATAGAGATGACGAAAGTCTCCAGGTTAACATTAGAACCTAAGAACATGAAGGCAACAGACAAAAGGAAGGCTCATAATGATGTATGTAGCTGGAATAAAATCAATAGTCAGGGTGCAGATGGCTCAGGCATCACCTCAGCAAAGGATGTAAGTGCAAGGACTCCTTCAGCTGAAAGGGTCAGAGAACCTTTGCCATGCCAAGGTAGGAAAGAGCTCATCAGCTTGGCACAGGAAGCAATGCAGCATCCAAATCATGGAGTGTCACGTGTTCCAGCTGCCATGAGAAAGCGAGTTGCTGCTTCTCCTGGAAAAGTGGATAGACAGGTTCTTCATCCTACTCCAATGCCATTGAACTCAATTAGCTTTGCTATTTCTGGAGATGGCTTTACCAAGAACAAAG GGGATGGAAAGCATAAGAGAGAAGGTCCATGTGCTGGAACAAAAGGCTTCCGAGCTCCAGAG GTCTTATTTAGATCTCAACATCAAGGTTCAAAGATTGACATCTGGTCTGCCGGGGTCACTTTGCTCTACTTAATGATTGGGAAATCACCCTTTTTTGGCGATCCTGAACA GAACATAAAGGATATTGCAAAGCTGAGAGGGAGTGAAGATCTTTGGGAAGTTGCTAAGTTACATAATCGTGAATGCTCATTCCCTGAG GACCTCTACGGGAAGAAGTATTTGACATCTATGAGCCTACGGGAGTGGTGCCAAATGAATACCAAACGACGAGACTTCCTCAAGGAGATACCAAACTCACTTTACGATCTTGTAGACAAGTGCTTAACAGTGAACCCAAGAGTAAGAATTACAGCAGAGGATGCTCTGAAGCATGAATTCTTGGCTTCAATACACGAAAACTTGAGAAAGCAAAGAGCTTTCAAGCAGGGGCTTAGCTCGGACTCCGGTACCAACAGCAGCAACAATCTTTTGCTGGGAGAAAGGATCAGTAAATCTTTAAAGGTTTCTCTTTAA
- the LOC107918559 gene encoding vesicle-associated protein 2-1 — translation MTADGSNPLISVQPNALKFVFELEKPSFCDLKVVNNTEHHVAFKVKTTSPKKYFVRPNTGVVQPWDSSVIRVTLQAPREYPPDMQCKDKFLLQSTVVPPNTDVDDLPADTFNKESTKEIQECKLKVFYVTPSSRGNSEDEGFKSYSDQAPDSNSAVQQLKDERDAAVRQTLQLQQELDFLKRRRHRRNDTGFSLKFALIVGLIGIMVGLLLNFSFSSSLSSPAAVPTVATTTSPVEPSTTEGIETPL, via the exons ATGACTGCTGACGGGAGTAACCCATTGATCTCTGTTCAACCCAATGCCCTCAAGTTCGTTT TTGAGCTTGAAAAACCAAGCTTTTGTGATCTTAAAGTGGTGAACAACACAGAACACCATGTGGCCTTTAAG GTTAAAACGACTTCGCCTAAGAAGTACTTTGTGCGACCAAACACTGGTGTTGTACAGCCTTGGGATTCATCTGTTATCAGAG TCACTCTGCAAGCTCCACGGGAATATCCTCCAGATATGCAATGCAAAGACAAATTTCTGCTACAGAGTACTGTAGTGCCTCCAAATACTGATGTGGATGACCTGCCAGCCGATACT TTTAATAAGGAAAGTACTAAGGAGATACAGGAGTGCAAGCTTAAAGTTTTCTATGTAACTCCTTCCTCTCGTGGAAATTCTGAAGATGAAGGATTCAAGAGCTACTCAGATCAAGCCCCTGATTCAAACTCT GCTGTGCAGCAGCTGAAGGATGAAAGAGATGCAGCAGTTCGGCAAACACTGCAGCTGCAACAGGAACTG GATTTTCTGAAGAGACGGAGACATCGAAGGAATGACACGGGATTCTCCTTAAAGTTTGCGTTGATTGTGGGACTGATAGGGATAATGGTTGGGCTGCTgttgaatttttcattttcatcatcgTTGTCATCACCGGCAGCAGTACCAACTGTAGCGACAACTACATCACCTGTAGAGCCATCTACTACAGAAGGAATAGAGACGCCCCTTTAA